From a region of the Rhodococcus sp. 4CII genome:
- a CDS encoding DUF389 domain-containing protein, protein MLHLRVICPAERTEDVLGVLAAEPGATHVVVLRGAAIDPAGDAIQSDVARESANDVIDALEALGIERTGAITVEPVETVLSKAARAAEKAAPGDPADSVVWEELVSRTREESTLNGTFLAFLTIACLLASVGVVTDSPITVVGAMVVGPEFGPLAALAVALMRRKLGLARRSLIALLCGFPFAMAATLIATLLMERIGWMNFESIEALDQVDYIYRVGPLSLVVALLAGGAGMLALVSSKSAALVGVFISVTTVPAAGFAVVAVTVGEWRVAALAALQLGVNMVGIVIAGVLVLALRLRKGSDPRRLLVQARKQRPLSPRRIR, encoded by the coding sequence ATGTTGCACCTGCGAGTGATCTGTCCGGCCGAGCGCACCGAGGACGTCCTCGGTGTGCTCGCCGCGGAACCCGGCGCCACCCACGTGGTGGTGCTCCGCGGCGCCGCGATCGACCCGGCCGGCGACGCGATCCAGTCCGACGTCGCCCGCGAGTCGGCGAACGACGTGATCGACGCGCTCGAGGCCCTCGGGATCGAGCGCACCGGCGCGATCACGGTGGAACCCGTCGAGACGGTGCTGTCGAAAGCCGCCAGGGCCGCGGAGAAGGCGGCTCCGGGAGACCCGGCGGACAGCGTCGTGTGGGAGGAACTGGTCAGCCGGACCCGTGAGGAGTCGACGCTCAACGGCACGTTCCTGGCGTTCCTCACCATCGCCTGCCTGCTCGCCTCGGTGGGCGTGGTGACCGACTCGCCGATCACCGTCGTCGGGGCCATGGTGGTGGGTCCCGAATTCGGTCCCCTCGCCGCGCTGGCCGTCGCCCTGATGCGGCGCAAGCTCGGTCTCGCCCGACGGTCGCTGATCGCACTGCTCTGCGGTTTCCCGTTCGCGATGGCGGCGACCCTGATCGCGACCCTGCTGATGGAGCGGATCGGCTGGATGAATTTCGAGAGCATCGAGGCCCTCGACCAGGTCGACTACATCTACCGGGTGGGCCCGCTGTCGCTGGTGGTCGCGCTCCTCGCCGGCGGCGCCGGAATGCTCGCGCTGGTGTCCTCGAAGTCTGCCGCCCTCGTCGGTGTGTTCATCTCCGTCACCACCGTTCCCGCGGCCGGCTTCGCCGTCGTCGCGGTCACCGTCGGCGAATGGCGCGTCGCGGCGCTGGCGGCGCTGCAGCTCGGTGTGAACATGGTCGGCATCGTGATCGCCGGAGTCCTCGTGCTGGCGCTCCGGCTGCGCAAGGGCAGCGATCCGCGGCGCCTCCTCGTACAGGCGCGGAAACAGCGACCCCTGTCGCCGCGGAGGATCCGATGA
- the aspS gene encoding aspartate--tRNA ligase — protein sequence MLRTHLAGSLRAEQAQQTVTLTGWVARRRDHGGVIFIDLRDASGVAQVVFREGAAAEQAHRLRAEYCVKVTGVVEVRPEGNQNFEIPTGAIEVNVTDLEVLNESAPLPFQLDDQAGEEARLKYRYLDLRREGPGHAIRLRSKVNAAARAVLAHHEFVEVETPTLTRSTPEGARDFLVPARLQPGSFYALPQSPQLFKQLLMVGGIERYYQIARCYRDEDFRADRQPEFTQLDIEMSFVNQDDVILLAEEVLASLWKLVGHEIKTPIARMTYAEAMRRYGSDKPDLRFGVELVECAEFFADTTFRVFQQEYVGAVVMPGGASQPRKQLDAWQEWAKQRGAKGLAYVLVGEDGTLGGPVAKNLTDAERAGLAAHVGAKPGDCIFFAAGATKSSRALLGAARGEIARKQNLIDPDAWAFVWVVDAPLFEPTADATASGDVALGYSAWTAVHHAFTSPKPESIDTFDTDPGSALAYAYDIVCNGNEIGGGSIRIHRKDIQERVFKVMGISHDEAEEKFGFLLDAFAFGAPPHGGIAFGWDRITALLAGVDSIREVIAFPKSGGGVDPLTNAPAPITAQQRKESGVDAKPEPKGEAAAKADAPAAK from the coding sequence GTGCTGCGCACACATCTCGCCGGTTCATTGCGAGCCGAGCAGGCCCAGCAGACCGTAACCCTCACCGGTTGGGTTGCCAGGCGTCGTGATCACGGCGGGGTGATCTTCATCGACCTACGTGACGCGTCGGGCGTGGCCCAGGTGGTGTTCCGTGAAGGCGCGGCCGCCGAGCAGGCCCACCGCCTGCGCGCCGAGTACTGCGTCAAGGTCACCGGCGTCGTCGAGGTGCGTCCCGAGGGCAACCAGAACTTCGAGATCCCGACCGGTGCCATCGAAGTCAACGTCACCGACCTCGAGGTTCTCAACGAGAGCGCGCCCCTGCCGTTCCAGCTGGACGACCAGGCCGGTGAGGAAGCGCGCCTGAAGTACCGCTACCTGGACCTGCGCCGGGAGGGCCCCGGACACGCCATCCGGCTGCGGTCCAAGGTCAACGCCGCGGCCCGCGCCGTGCTCGCGCACCACGAATTCGTCGAGGTGGAGACGCCCACGTTGACGCGGTCGACGCCGGAAGGCGCCCGCGACTTCCTGGTGCCCGCGCGACTGCAGCCGGGCAGCTTCTACGCGCTGCCGCAGAGCCCGCAGCTGTTCAAACAGCTGCTCATGGTGGGTGGCATCGAACGCTACTACCAGATCGCGCGCTGCTACCGCGACGAGGATTTCCGCGCGGACCGTCAGCCCGAGTTCACTCAGCTCGACATCGAGATGAGCTTCGTGAACCAGGACGACGTGATCCTCCTCGCCGAGGAGGTGCTGGCGTCGCTGTGGAAGCTGGTCGGGCACGAGATCAAGACGCCGATCGCGCGGATGACGTACGCCGAGGCGATGCGCCGGTACGGTTCCGACAAGCCGGACCTGCGCTTCGGGGTCGAACTGGTCGAGTGCGCCGAGTTCTTCGCGGACACCACGTTCCGCGTCTTCCAGCAGGAGTACGTCGGCGCGGTCGTCATGCCCGGCGGTGCGAGCCAGCCGCGCAAGCAGCTCGACGCGTGGCAGGAATGGGCGAAGCAGCGCGGGGCCAAGGGTCTGGCGTACGTGCTGGTCGGCGAGGACGGGACCCTCGGAGGGCCGGTGGCCAAGAACCTCACCGACGCCGAACGTGCGGGACTTGCCGCGCACGTCGGCGCGAAGCCGGGCGACTGCATCTTCTTCGCGGCCGGGGCCACCAAGTCCTCGCGGGCGCTGCTCGGCGCCGCGCGTGGCGAGATCGCCCGCAAGCAGAACCTCATCGACCCGGACGCGTGGGCGTTCGTGTGGGTCGTCGACGCGCCGCTGTTCGAGCCGACCGCCGACGCCACCGCGAGCGGCGACGTCGCGCTCGGGTACAGCGCCTGGACGGCGGTGCACCACGCGTTCACCTCACCGAAGCCGGAGTCGATCGACACGTTCGACACCGACCCGGGTTCCGCTCTCGCGTACGCCTACGACATCGTCTGCAACGGCAACGAGATCGGCGGCGGCAGTATTCGTATCCACCGCAAGGACATTCAGGAACGAGTATTCAAGGTGATGGGGATCTCCCACGACGAGGCCGAGGAGAAGTTCGGGTTCCTGCTCGACGCCTTCGCGTTCGGTGCCCCGCCGCACGGCGGAATCGCGTTCGGCTGGGATCGCATCACCGCGCTGCTGGCCGGCGTCGACTCGATCCGCGAGGTCATCGCGTTCCCGAAGTCGGGTGGCGGCGTCGATCCGCTGACCAACGCTCCGGCTCCGATCACCGCGCAGCAGCGCAAGGAATCCGGCGTCGACGCCAAGCCGGAGCCGAAGGGCGAGGCGGCGGCCAAGGCGGACGCACCCGCCGCCAAGTAG
- a CDS encoding neutral zinc metallopeptidase, with the protein MTFNEGARMDSGRVSVGGGGGGLGGKFAMGGGAGGLIVLVLALLLGGDPGSLLGGLSGTTDSSTQSSAGLEGCETGADANRDVNCRVVFTAGSLDSVWGQELAQQTGTAYVPPEVVLFSGSVNTGCGNATSDVGPFYCPADSTAYFDTSFFQLLVDRFGSSGGPLAQEYVVAHEFGHHIQNQLGDIGRAQADPRGADSAAVRTELQADCYAGVWAHYADTLPGPDGGPPFLNTLTDDDIKDALSAASSVGDDRIQASAGARVNPEGWTHGSSEQRQKWFATGYRTGQVQACDTYSARDLNNPPALR; encoded by the coding sequence ATGACCTTCAACGAGGGCGCCCGCATGGACTCCGGCAGGGTGTCGGTCGGAGGCGGCGGGGGTGGTCTCGGCGGAAAATTCGCGATGGGAGGCGGCGCGGGCGGCCTGATCGTGCTCGTTCTCGCACTGCTCCTCGGCGGCGATCCCGGTTCGCTGCTCGGTGGCCTCAGCGGCACGACGGATTCTTCCACGCAGAGTTCGGCCGGCCTCGAGGGATGTGAGACCGGCGCCGACGCCAACCGCGACGTGAATTGCCGCGTCGTGTTCACCGCGGGCAGCCTCGACTCGGTGTGGGGTCAGGAGCTCGCACAGCAGACCGGCACCGCGTACGTCCCACCGGAGGTCGTGCTGTTCTCCGGCTCGGTGAACACCGGCTGCGGCAACGCCACCAGCGACGTCGGCCCGTTCTACTGTCCGGCGGACTCGACCGCGTACTTCGACACGAGCTTCTTCCAGCTCCTCGTCGACCGTTTCGGGTCCAGCGGCGGACCGCTCGCTCAGGAATACGTCGTGGCGCACGAGTTCGGTCACCACATCCAGAACCAGCTCGGCGACATCGGGCGGGCGCAGGCCGATCCACGTGGCGCCGACTCCGCGGCGGTCCGGACCGAATTGCAGGCCGACTGCTACGCGGGTGTGTGGGCCCACTACGCCGACACCCTCCCCGGCCCCGATGGCGGACCGCCGTTCCTCAACACCCTCACCGACGACGACATCAAGGACGCACTTTCCGCCGCCTCGTCGGTCGGTGACGACCGCATCCAGGCGTCCGCGGGCGCACGCGTGAACCCGGAGGGATGGACGCACGGCTCCTCGGAGCAACGCCAGAAGTGGTTCGCGACCGGGTACCGGACCGGCCAGGTGCAGGCCTGCGACACCTACTCGGCACGCGATCTGAACAACCCGCCCGCGCTGCGCTGA
- a CDS encoding helix-turn-helix domain-containing protein: protein MLDVAVIDQAAVAEISLDPVRARLLAALAEPGSASSIAATVGLTRQKANYHLRALEEHGLVELVEERRKGNVTERVFQATAASYVISPAAFAALAPDPDRSPDQLSARWLVALAARLVREVGELIAGATAARQPLATYAIDSEIRFASAADRSAFADELGESVKTLVARYHDENAPNGRRHRLVVALHPSLKTPSRQAQSPDNRHEEK from the coding sequence ATGTTGGACGTGGCAGTGATCGACCAGGCGGCCGTCGCAGAGATCTCCCTCGATCCGGTCCGGGCCCGCTTGCTCGCGGCGCTCGCCGAGCCCGGTTCGGCGAGTTCCATCGCGGCGACGGTCGGATTGACACGACAGAAGGCCAACTATCACCTGCGGGCGCTCGAGGAACACGGCCTCGTCGAGCTCGTCGAGGAACGCAGGAAGGGCAACGTCACCGAGCGGGTGTTCCAGGCGACCGCCGCGTCGTACGTCATCTCCCCCGCCGCGTTCGCCGCCCTCGCCCCCGACCCCGACCGCTCACCCGACCAACTGTCGGCCCGCTGGCTGGTGGCACTGGCCGCGCGACTGGTGCGTGAGGTCGGCGAGTTGATCGCCGGCGCCACCGCGGCGCGTCAGCCGCTCGCCACGTACGCGATCGACAGCGAGATCCGGTTCGCGTCGGCGGCCGACCGGTCCGCGTTCGCCGACGAACTCGGCGAGTCCGTGAAGACCCTGGTGGCCCGCTACCACGACGAGAACGCGCCGAACGGGCGCAGGCACCGTCTCGTCGTCGCACTGCATCCCAGCCTGAAAACACCGTCCCGGCAAGCGCAGTCACCAGACAACCGTCACGAGGAGAAGTAG
- a CDS encoding SRPBCC domain-containing protein, with protein sequence MSKNFEIRREVVLNATPEDVFAAVTTGTGGWMFPTGFDPGVGDEGPDDPAVVAWEPPQKFAVRQEGPDGWFNALEYLIEARDGGTAALRYVHSGIFTDDWDAQYDGADKHTTFYLHSLGQYVQHFPGRAATYVAAGGPEGSADPGAMATLRTALGLSATSATGDTVSVDIPGFGAVDGVVDYLTPHFIGIRTADALFRFYGRNAFGGTVDAAHHLFAAGADQQKSQDAWKSWLDNVFA encoded by the coding sequence ATGTCGAAAAATTTCGAGATTCGCCGCGAAGTCGTCCTGAACGCCACCCCGGAGGACGTGTTCGCCGCCGTCACCACCGGCACCGGCGGGTGGATGTTCCCCACCGGGTTCGATCCCGGGGTCGGCGACGAGGGACCGGACGACCCCGCCGTCGTCGCCTGGGAGCCGCCGCAGAAGTTCGCGGTGCGCCAGGAGGGCCCCGACGGCTGGTTCAACGCCCTCGAATACCTCATCGAAGCCCGCGACGGCGGCACCGCCGCCCTCCGTTACGTGCACAGCGGCATCTTCACCGACGACTGGGACGCCCAGTACGACGGCGCCGACAAGCACACCACGTTCTACCTCCACAGCCTCGGCCAGTACGTGCAGCACTTCCCGGGGCGCGCGGCCACCTACGTCGCGGCCGGCGGCCCTGAGGGCTCCGCCGATCCCGGCGCAATGGCCACGCTCCGCACCGCTCTCGGTCTGTCCGCCACCTCGGCCACCGGCGACACCGTGTCGGTCGACATTCCCGGATTCGGCGCGGTCGACGGCGTCGTCGATTACCTGACGCCGCACTTCATCGGCATCCGGACCGCCGATGCACTGTTTCGGTTCTACGGACGCAACGCCTTCGGCGGAACGGTCGACGCGGCACACCACCTCTTCGCTGCGGGCGCCGACCAGCAGAAGTCACAGGACGCGTGGAAGTCGTGGCTGGACAACGTCTTCGCGTGA
- a CDS encoding Rv2578c family radical SAM protein, whose product MRWDGQAVDADDGALPGLERAGLVRSVQTPEFDGITFHEVLCKSALNKMPEESQLPFRFTVNAFRGCSHSCRYCFARPTHEYLDLDAGQDFDSQIVVKTNVAAVLRKELGRRSWKREHVALGTNTDPYQRAEGRYRLMPGIIRALAESATPFSILTKGTLLRRDLPLLTLAAQQVPVSIGVSLAIHDPDLQKSIEPGTPSPKARLELIRAITDAGLPCNVMVAPVIPFLTDSVRHLDGLLESIAEAGASGVTVFPMHLRGSTKGWFMNWLSTEHPALIRQYRQLYGRAAYVPPEYKSWLKGRVDPLVDRYGLGGGADHREAGRAEAADSERRGLVAAGRPGPALTLF is encoded by the coding sequence ATGAGGTGGGATGGGCAAGCGGTCGACGCCGACGACGGCGCTTTGCCGGGGCTGGAACGTGCCGGCCTCGTGCGCAGTGTGCAGACCCCCGAGTTCGACGGCATCACCTTCCACGAGGTGCTCTGCAAGAGCGCACTGAACAAGATGCCCGAGGAGTCGCAGCTGCCTTTCCGGTTCACCGTCAATGCTTTTCGCGGCTGCTCGCATTCGTGCCGCTACTGTTTCGCACGGCCCACCCACGAATACCTCGACCTCGACGCCGGTCAGGATTTCGACAGTCAGATCGTCGTGAAGACGAATGTCGCGGCGGTACTGCGCAAGGAGTTGGGGCGGAGGTCGTGGAAACGTGAGCATGTGGCGCTCGGCACCAACACCGACCCGTATCAGCGGGCGGAGGGCCGGTACCGCCTCATGCCCGGGATCATCCGCGCGCTGGCCGAGTCCGCCACACCGTTCTCGATCCTGACCAAAGGAACGCTCCTGCGACGCGACCTCCCGTTGCTGACCCTGGCCGCCCAGCAGGTGCCGGTGAGCATCGGAGTGTCGCTGGCGATCCACGACCCCGACCTCCAGAAGTCGATCGAGCCGGGAACACCGAGTCCGAAGGCGCGCCTCGAGTTGATCCGGGCGATCACCGACGCCGGCCTGCCCTGCAATGTGATGGTGGCCCCCGTCATTCCCTTTCTCACCGATTCGGTGCGGCATCTCGACGGCCTGCTCGAGTCCATTGCCGAGGCCGGCGCCTCGGGTGTGACCGTCTTCCCGATGCACCTGCGCGGCAGCACCAAGGGCTGGTTCATGAACTGGCTGTCCACCGAGCATCCCGCCCTGATCCGACAGTACCGGCAGTTGTACGGCCGGGCGGCTTACGTTCCGCCGGAATACAAGTCGTGGCTGAAAGGGCGAGTCGACCCCCTCGTCGACCGGTACGGTCTCGGCGGCGGGGCGGATCACCGCGAAGCCGGCCGGGCCGAGGCCGCCGACTCCGAACGCCGCGGACTCGTGGCCGCCGGTCGTCCCGGACCGGCGCTCACGCTGTTCTGA
- a CDS encoding RidA family protein — MSLMSNRNNVSSGSEWEAKIGYSRAVRIGQLVSMSGTTASGPDGPVGGDDLGEQTREALRRIEAALAEAGASTADVIRTRMYLTDMSRWEEAGIAHGEVFGDIRPATTILEVSALIAPGLLIEIEADAVLGD, encoded by the coding sequence ATGTCGCTCATGTCGAACAGAAACAACGTCTCGTCCGGTTCCGAGTGGGAAGCCAAGATCGGCTACTCCCGCGCCGTGCGCATCGGTCAACTCGTGTCCATGTCGGGTACCACGGCGTCGGGCCCCGACGGCCCCGTCGGTGGGGACGATCTCGGAGAGCAGACCCGGGAAGCACTGCGCCGAATCGAAGCAGCACTCGCGGAGGCCGGCGCGAGCACCGCCGATGTGATCCGGACCCGGATGTACCTCACCGACATGAGCCGCTGGGAAGAGGCCGGCATCGCACACGGCGAGGTGTTCGGCGACATCCGCCCCGCCACGACGATTCTCGAGGTCAGCGCGCTGATCGCTCCCGGCCTGCTCATCGAGATCGAGGCCGACGCCGTCCTCGGCGACTGA
- a CDS encoding cyclopropane-fatty-acyl-phospholipid synthase family protein: MTVAETVAPLVRAVLGAQVPVGIRCWDGSRSGPPDAPWQVHLVNRRGLRRLLWAPNDLGFARAYVSGDIDIEGDLLAGLDVLEQVSDPSRGPGVRIDGHTKKTLATAALRLGIIGPPPKPPAEEMKPARGRRHDKRRDAAAVSHHYDVGNDFYRLVLGESMTYSCAYWAQQSDDLSAAQYAKCDLVARKLGLTSGMRVLDVGCGWGTFALHAARHYGVQVVGVTLSHEQADYAGKRMVDAGVGDLVQIRVQDYRDVTDGPYDAISSIGMAEHVGAAMLATYAADLFALLRPRGRLLNHAISRRPGQPAAKFSKTSFIDRYVFPDGELEPIATMIEALEGAGFEVRDVESLREHYALTLRAWVANLEANWDEAVSCSSAGRARVWRLYMAGAALGFSGNRLGINQVLAVKCAERGRSGMPGTRAELLRRSTPIPSPPASEL, encoded by the coding sequence ATGACGGTCGCAGAGACGGTGGCGCCGTTGGTTCGCGCGGTGCTGGGTGCGCAGGTCCCGGTAGGGATCAGGTGTTGGGACGGTAGTCGCAGTGGGCCTCCGGACGCGCCGTGGCAGGTGCACCTCGTCAATCGGCGTGGTCTGCGGCGGTTGCTGTGGGCGCCCAACGATCTCGGTTTCGCCCGCGCCTACGTGTCCGGCGACATCGACATCGAGGGAGACCTGCTCGCCGGGCTGGACGTGCTGGAGCAGGTGTCGGATCCGAGTAGGGGACCCGGCGTACGGATCGACGGGCACACGAAGAAGACGCTGGCGACAGCGGCGCTGCGCCTGGGGATCATCGGCCCGCCACCGAAGCCGCCCGCGGAGGAGATGAAGCCGGCGCGCGGCCGCAGACACGACAAGCGCCGTGACGCCGCCGCGGTCAGCCACCATTACGACGTCGGCAACGACTTCTACCGACTCGTGCTCGGCGAGTCGATGACCTACTCGTGCGCGTACTGGGCGCAGCAGAGCGACGATCTGAGCGCGGCCCAGTACGCCAAATGCGATCTGGTGGCCCGCAAGCTGGGCCTGACCTCCGGGATGCGGGTGCTCGACGTCGGTTGCGGTTGGGGGACGTTCGCACTGCACGCGGCACGTCACTACGGCGTGCAGGTCGTCGGTGTCACCCTGTCCCACGAGCAGGCGGACTACGCCGGCAAACGAATGGTCGACGCGGGCGTGGGCGATCTGGTGCAGATCCGGGTCCAGGACTACCGCGACGTCACGGACGGCCCCTACGACGCGATCTCGAGCATCGGGATGGCCGAGCACGTCGGCGCCGCGATGCTGGCGACGTACGCCGCGGACCTGTTCGCGCTGCTACGCCCGCGGGGGCGGTTGCTCAACCACGCGATCTCGCGGCGGCCCGGCCAACCCGCTGCCAAGTTCTCCAAGACGTCCTTCATCGACCGCTACGTGTTCCCCGACGGAGAACTCGAACCGATCGCGACGATGATCGAGGCGCTCGAGGGGGCCGGTTTCGAGGTGCGCGACGTCGAATCGCTGCGCGAGCACTACGCGCTGACCCTGCGGGCCTGGGTGGCGAATCTGGAGGCGAACTGGGACGAGGCGGTGTCCTGCAGCAGCGCCGGGCGGGCGCGGGTATGGCGGCTGTACATGGCGGGCGCGGCGTTGGGCTTTTCGGGGAACCGACTCGGAATCAACCAGGTCCTGGCAGTCAAATGCGCCGAACGGGGTCGCAGCGGCATGCCCGGCACCCGTGCCGAACTCCTTCGGCGATCCACACCGATACCCTCTCCGCCGGCCTCCGAACTCTGA
- a CDS encoding acyl-CoA-binding protein: MSDLDQAFADAQDNVNRLTSRPATEELLRLYALFKQGSKGDVEGKRPGRFDMVKRAKYDAWAELAGTSSADAKQGYVDLVARLTQK, from the coding sequence ATGTCGGATCTGGATCAGGCGTTTGCCGATGCGCAGGACAACGTCAACAGGCTCACCTCGCGGCCGGCCACCGAGGAGCTACTGCGGCTGTACGCGCTGTTCAAACAGGGATCGAAGGGTGATGTCGAGGGTAAGCGGCCCGGCCGGTTCGACATGGTCAAGCGCGCCAAATACGACGCCTGGGCCGAATTGGCCGGGACGAGCAGCGCCGATGCCAAGCAGGGCTACGTCGACCTGGTAGCCCGGCTCACGCAGAAGTGA
- a CDS encoding transglycosylase domain-containing protein — MYSKKTVLKLAGATVAAGVLLSGVMFPIAAGLGYASNRAADSVGNSSAELADGVVPAVTTMTDITGNPIAWLYDQRRFEVPSDQISNDMKLAILSIEDRRFGEHQGVDWQGTMRAFFTNTTTGQIQQGASTINQQYVKNYLLHVVAKTDAERRAAIETTPVRKIREIRMAMTLDQELSKEEILTRYLNLVPFGNGSFGVQDAARTYFGIDAKDLNLEQSAMLAGMVQSSSALNPYTNPEGVFERRNVVLDTLVVNVPDRAAEIRALKETPLGVLPKPNNLPRGCIAAGDRGFFCDYALQYLQNAGLSREQLERGGYLIRTTLDPAVQGSVKSAVSAYADPKLPDIASVMNVVQPGQDRHRVLAMAGSRNYGLDAAAAETVQELPYSLSGHGAGSVFKIFTTAAAMEKGLRLNAILDVPGRFDAFGMGDGGAPGCPGGAYCVQNAAPYPRALSVTDALAQSPNTAFVKLLQATGVDATVDMAVRLGMRSYTDPGTSGFGDQSLADMQKDQNLGSFTLGPVWINPLELSNVAATLASHGKWCPPTPIDSIVDRQGRQVPLTEQACEQVIDPGLADTLSNALSKDDLPGGTASAAAAAAGWKLPMSGKTGTTESHMSSAFVGYTNNLAGSVYVFGDTPTPGQICTSPLRACGDGNLFGGTEPARTWFKAMMPIANNFGPTALPPIDPRYAG, encoded by the coding sequence ATGTACTCCAAGAAGACTGTTCTCAAACTCGCCGGCGCCACCGTCGCCGCGGGGGTACTGCTGTCCGGGGTGATGTTTCCCATCGCCGCCGGCCTCGGGTACGCGTCCAACCGCGCCGCCGACAGCGTCGGCAATTCCTCGGCCGAACTGGCCGACGGGGTGGTGCCGGCCGTGACGACCATGACCGACATCACCGGGAACCCGATCGCCTGGCTGTACGACCAGCGCCGATTCGAGGTCCCCAGCGACCAGATCTCCAACGACATGAAATTGGCGATCCTCTCCATCGAGGACAGACGGTTCGGCGAACACCAGGGGGTGGACTGGCAGGGCACGATGCGGGCATTCTTCACGAACACCACGACCGGTCAGATTCAACAGGGTGCCTCGACCATCAATCAGCAGTACGTGAAGAACTATCTGCTGCACGTGGTCGCCAAGACCGACGCCGAACGCCGGGCCGCGATCGAGACCACGCCGGTCCGCAAGATCCGGGAGATCCGGATGGCGATGACCCTCGACCAGGAACTCTCCAAAGAGGAAATTCTCACCCGGTATCTGAACCTGGTGCCGTTCGGCAACGGTTCCTTCGGGGTGCAGGATGCCGCCCGCACGTACTTCGGCATCGACGCCAAGGACCTGAACCTGGAGCAATCGGCGATGCTCGCGGGCATGGTGCAGTCCAGCTCCGCACTCAACCCCTACACCAACCCGGAGGGGGTGTTCGAGCGCCGCAATGTCGTTCTGGACACCCTGGTGGTGAATGTTCCGGACCGGGCCGCCGAGATCCGCGCCCTGAAGGAAACGCCGCTCGGGGTGCTCCCGAAACCGAACAACCTGCCCCGCGGATGCATCGCCGCCGGCGACCGCGGGTTCTTCTGCGACTATGCATTGCAGTACCTCCAGAACGCCGGGCTGTCCCGGGAGCAGCTCGAAAGGGGCGGCTATCTGATCCGCACCACCCTCGATCCGGCCGTACAAGGATCGGTGAAGTCGGCGGTGTCCGCCTACGCCGACCCGAAACTCCCGGACATCGCAAGCGTGATGAACGTCGTGCAGCCCGGGCAGGACCGACACCGGGTCCTTGCCATGGCGGGCAGCCGCAACTACGGCCTGGACGCAGCCGCCGCCGAGACGGTGCAGGAGCTGCCCTATTCACTGTCTGGGCACGGCGCCGGATCGGTGTTCAAGATCTTCACCACCGCAGCGGCCATGGAGAAGGGGCTGCGCCTCAACGCGATCCTCGACGTACCGGGCCGGTTCGATGCCTTCGGGATGGGTGACGGCGGCGCCCCCGGGTGTCCCGGAGGCGCCTACTGCGTACAGAACGCCGCCCCGTACCCGCGAGCACTGTCGGTCACCGACGCCCTCGCCCAGTCACCGAACACCGCGTTCGTGAAACTTCTCCAGGCCACCGGGGTCGATGCGACGGTCGACATGGCGGTACGCCTCGGCATGCGTTCCTACACCGACCCGGGCACCTCAGGATTCGGGGACCAGAGCCTGGCCGACATGCAGAAGGACCAGAATCTGGGGTCGTTCACCCTCGGCCCGGTGTGGATCAATCCGCTCGAGCTGTCGAATGTCGCCGCGACCCTGGCCTCACACGGCAAGTGGTGCCCTCCGACCCCGATCGACTCCATCGTCGACCGGCAGGGCCGGCAGGTCCCCCTCACCGAGCAGGCCTGCGAGCAGGTCATCGATCCCGGCCTGGCCGACACCCTGTCCAACGCACTCAGCAAGGACGACCTGCCCGGTGGCACGGCGTCGGCCGCGGCCGCCGCCGCCGGGTGGAAACTGCCGATGTCGGGCAAGACCGGGACCACCGAATCGCACATGTCATCGGCATTCGTCGGATACACCAACAACCTGGCCGGCAGTGTCTACGTGTTCGGGGACACACCGACCCCCGGCCAGATCTGCACCAGCCCGCTGCGCGCATGTGGGGACGGAAATCTGTTCGGCGGCACCGAGCCGGCCCGCACCTGGTTCAAGGCGATGATGCCGATCGCGAACAACTTCGGCCCCACGGCCCTGCCTCCGATCGACCCGCGCTACGCCGGCTGA